Proteins from one Sulfurovum sp. TSL1 genomic window:
- a CDS encoding glycoside hydrolase family 26 protein, translating into MSLFQIMKLPATVFYLIVINTMGYSSDLSKHTKAEWITEALSSLADSRYPHVKAIAWWNSNFDDTRLRIDSSQKSLKAYQKGIDLPIFTSKALISYKKLYPSSNGTIYHAAYPDFGGTEDNVTSVSIKTFETLAQKQLVWAYFSNNWFDQIKFPLSQVNTIHKNGKIPFIRLMPRSDFRKGGPDPLYTMQKIIDGKFDKALSEWALDAKKTEIPLLVEFGTEVNGDWFPWNGSYNGGGIKHLYGDKNKADGPERFRDAYRHIIDLFRSHGVDNITWFFHVDTFGEPKKSWNSIEKYYPGDKYIDWIGISVYGPQLKDEPYRSFVEIMDTIYPAVLKISDKPIAILELGITELE; encoded by the coding sequence ATGTCTTTGTTCCAAATCATGAAACTACCAGCTACAGTTTTCTATCTGATAGTTATTAACACCATGGGATATAGCAGTGACCTATCAAAACATACAAAAGCGGAGTGGATCACTGAAGCACTCTCTTCGCTTGCCGATAGCCGATACCCTCATGTCAAAGCAATCGCATGGTGGAACTCAAACTTTGATGATACAAGGCTGAGGATAGACTCTTCGCAAAAAAGCCTGAAGGCATATCAAAAAGGTATTGACCTGCCAATATTCACATCTAAAGCTCTTATCAGTTACAAAAAGCTCTATCCGTCATCTAATGGTACTATCTACCATGCTGCATACCCAGACTTTGGTGGTACTGAAGATAATGTCACCTCCGTCAGTATCAAAACATTTGAAACGCTTGCACAAAAACAGCTTGTATGGGCATACTTCTCAAACAATTGGTTCGATCAGATCAAATTTCCTCTATCCCAAGTGAATACCATCCATAAGAATGGGAAAATACCTTTTATCCGCTTGATGCCTAGAAGTGATTTTAGAAAAGGTGGTCCTGACCCGCTTTACACCATGCAAAAGATCATCGATGGAAAATTCGATAAAGCACTGAGTGAGTGGGCTTTGGATGCCAAAAAGACAGAAATACCTTTACTTGTGGAGTTTGGAACAGAGGTCAATGGAGATTGGTTTCCATGGAACGGAAGCTATAATGGAGGAGGGATCAAACATCTTTATGGTGACAAAAACAAAGCAGATGGGCCAGAACGTTTTCGTGATGCTTATAGACATATTATAGATCTCTTTCGTAGTCATGGAGTCGATAACATTACATGGTTTTTTCATGTAGATACATTTGGAGAACCGAAAAAGAGCTGGAATAGCATCGAAAAATACTACCCTGGTGACAAATATATAGATTGGATAGGGATAAGTGTCTATGGACCACAACTAAAAGATGAGCCCTACCGCTCTTTTGTTGAAATAATGGATACCATATATCCTGCTGTTCTAAAGATATCGGATAAACCCATTGCGATCTTGGAATTAGGTATCACAGAGTTAGAGTAA